One segment of Solanum stenotomum isolate F172 chromosome 1, ASM1918654v1, whole genome shotgun sequence DNA contains the following:
- the LOC125862273 gene encoding probable receptor-like serine/threonine-protein kinase At4g34500 — MAVSGENHSSGNSLSSFFTARTPILGLQLYVVVAATVIIMVVVLFLIFLLIRLNRSSKRRRSGGKKSVGLLPLVADVIRDSRTTDLNAIGKVNHLSKKEDETIAILRKEAQEVIEIESDGIKGSSGSNESSTSRSDTSSAISGSTESTNIGWGRWYSLKELEMATKGFRAENVIGEGGYGVVFRGVLQDGSVVAVKKLLNNKGQAEKEFRVEVEAIGKVRHKNLAGLLGYCSEGVHRILVYEYIDNGNLEQWLHGDVGSVSPLTWEIRLRIAIGTARGLAYLHEGLEPKVVHRDVKSSNILLDRKWNPKVSDFGLAKLLGPEKSYVTTRVMGTFGYVSPDYASTGMLNEGSDVYSFGVMLMEIITGRSPVDYSRPPGEMNLVDWFKGMVSNRRGEELVDPLIEVHPPPRSLKRVLLVCLRCIDMDANKRPKMGQIVHMLEADEFPFRSEPRLVQEKDLLNPRSAGTNRLQLATKDCAGDDEQKPRGR; from the exons ATGGCGGTTTCCGGCGAGAATCACAGTTCCGGGAATTCACTCTCCAGTTTTTTCACTGCACGAACTCCTATTTTAGGTCTTCAGCTCTATGTCGTAGTTGCCGCTACCGTTATCATTATGGTTGTCGTGCTTTTTCTCATCTTTCTACTTATCAGGCTAAATCGAAGCTCGAAACGACGTCGCAGTGGAGGTAAGAAGAGTGTCGGGTTGTTACCTTTGGTAGCTGATGTGATTCGCGACAGTAGAACAACCGATCTCAATGCGATTGGTAAAGTGAATCATTTATCGAAAAAGGAGGATGAGACTATTGCGATTCTCCGAAAAGAAGCTCAGGAAGTGATCGAGATTGAGTCTGATGGTATAAAAGGAAGTTCAGGGAGTAATGAGTCAAGTACGAGCCGGAGTGATACATCGTCGGCGATCTCTGGTTCAACCGAGTCGACGAATATTGGGTGGGGCCGTTGGTACAGTTTGAAAGAACTGGAGATGGCGACCAAAGGATTTCGTGCCGAGAATGTGATCGGTGAAGGTGGATACGGTGTCGTATTTCGTGGAGTCTTACAAGATGGTTCAGTAGTAGCTGTCAAGAAGCTTCTAAACAACAA GGGTCAGGCAGAGAAGGAGTTCAGGGTGGAAGTTGAGGCCATTGGCAAAGTGAGACACAAAAACCTTGCGGGTCTTCTTGGTTATTGTTCAGAAGGTGTTCATAG GATACTAGTGTATGAGTACATTGACAATGGCAATTTGGAGCAATGGCTACACGGTGATGTAGGGTCTGTTAGTCCTCTAACCTGGGAGATTAGACTGAGAATTGCAATTGGAACTGCTCGAGG ACTTGCCTATTTGCACGAAGGTTTGGAACCCAAAGTTGTGCATCGTGATGTTAAATCGAGTAATATTTTGTTGGATAGGAAGTGGAATCCAAAAGTATCAGATTTTGGACTTGCCAAGCTTCTAGGACCTGAGAAAAGCTATGTGACTACCCGTGTTATGGGGACTTTTGG ATATGTTTCGCCTGACTATGCCAGCACTGGTATGCTTAACGAGGGGAGCGACGTGTATAGCTTTGGTGTTATGCTCATGGAGATTATTACTGGAAGAAGTCCCGTTGACTATTCAAGACCGCCTGGGGAG ATGAACTTGGTCGATTGGTTTAAAGGAATGGTATCAAATCGACGTGGTGAAGAATTGGTCGACCCATTAATTGAAGTCCATCCTCCTCCTAGATCCCTAAAGCGGGTTTTGTTGGTCTGCCTCCGTTGCATAGATATGGATGCCAACAAGCGGCCAAAGATGGGTCAAATAGTACATATGCTAGAGGCTGATGAATTTCCTTTCCGTTCA GAACCTCGACTAGTCCAGGAAAAAGATCTTCTAAATCCACGTTCAGCCGGTACCAATAGACTTCAACTAGCTACTAAGGACTGCGCAGGTGATGATGAACAGAAACCTAGAGGGAGATGA
- the LOC125864082 gene encoding cyclase-associated protein 1: MSMEEKLVQRLESAVMRLEALSATGGSVGTCDGTAILDPSIIAFDDLMSQFLGKVSSAAEKIGGHVLDITKIVEAAFAAQRELLIKIKETKKPDNSSLAVFLKPLNDVIVKATKMTEGRRSDYFNQLKSAADSLSALAWIAYTGKDCGMTMPIAYVEESWQMAEFYSNKILVEFKNKDPNHVEWAKALKELYLPGLRDYVKNHYPLGPVWSATGKTAVSAPSKAPSPSAPAPPAPPPSSLFSSESPQASSSRPTKGMSAVFDEINSGKPVTSGLRKVTDDMKTKNRADRTGVVNAGEKGARVSSPSVSKAGPPKFELQMGRKWVVENQVGEKNLVIDDCDTKQSVYVYGCKGSVLQIKGKVNNITIDKCTKMGVVFAGVVAACEVVNCNGVEVQCQGSAPTISIDNTNGCQLYLNKDSLDGSITTAKSSEINVLVPGDGPDDDWGEHALPQQYAHEYKDGRFVTTPVSHSGA; encoded by the exons ATGTCAATGGAGGAGAAGTTGGTACAGCGATTGGAGTCGGCGGTAATGCGGCTGGAGGCGCTATCAGCCACCGGCGGTTCCGTCGGGACATGCGATGGTACGGCGATTTTAGATCCGTCGATTATTGCATTTGACGATCTGATGTCGCAGTTCCTCGGAAAGGTTTCGAGTGCTGCAGAGAAGATCGGAGGACACGTTCTGGATATCACTAAGATTGTTGAAGCGGCTTTCGCTGCTCAGAGAGAACTTCTCATTAAGATCAAAGAGACTAAG AAACCAGACAACTCAAGTTTGGCTGTATTTCTCAAACCATTGAATGATGTGATTGTGAAAGCTACAAAAATGACGGAAGGACGTCGGTCTGATTACTTCAACCAGCTGAAGTCTGCTGCTGATAGTCTATCGGCTCTAGCATGGATTGCCTACACTGGAAAAGACTGCG gCATGACCATGCCTATTGCATACGTGGAGGAAAGTTGGCAGATGGCTGAATTTTATAGTAACAAG attCTCGTGGAGTTCAAAAACAAAGACCCAAATCATGTTGAATGGGCAAAAGCTTTGAAAGAACTTTATCTTCCTGGATTGAGAGATTATGTTAAGAATCACTATCCATTAGGTCCTGTATGGAGTGCTACAGGGAAAACTGCTGTATCGGCACCGTCGAAAGCTCCTTCACCAAGTGCTCCTGCTCCTCCAGCTCCTCCTCCATCTTCTCTCTTCAGCTCTGAATCTCCTCAGGCTTCATCATCACGCCCCACGAAAGGGATGTCTGCTGTATTTGACGAAATTAATTCGGGAAAGCCAGTGACTTCTG GACTGAGAAAGGTAACAGATGACATGAAAACAAAGAACCGTGCTGACAGAACTGGCGTTGTTAATGCTGGTGAAAAAGGAGCCCGAGTGAGCTCACCCTCTGTCTCTAAAGCTGGACCTCCAAAATTTGAGCTTCAGATGGGCCGTAA ATGGGTGGTTGAGAATCAAGTAGGAGAAAAGAACCTAGTTATTGATGATTGCGATACAAAGCAATCAGTATATGTCTATGGGTGCAAAGGTTCAGTTCTGCAGATCAAAG GAAAAGTCAACAACATCACCATTGACAAATGCACTAAGATGGGAGTTGTATTCGCG GGTGTTGTGGCAGCTTGTGAGGTTGTCAATTGCAACGGTGTAGAGGTGCAATGTCAG GGCTCAGCTCCTACAATTTCAATCGACAATACTAATGGATGCCAGTTATACTTGAACAAAGATTCTTTGGATGGTTCTATTACAACAGCTAAGTCAAGTGAAATCAATGTTTTGGTTCCTGGTGATGGGCCCGATGATGATTGG GGTGAGCATGCTTTGCCACAGCAGTATGCTCATGAATACAAGGACGGGCGCTTCGTGACTACTCCAGTCTCCCACTCTGGAGCTTAA
- the LOC125863185 gene encoding glucan endo-1,3-beta-D-glucosidase, whose translation MAPQKLSSFFLIFLVLLQSLSSADSQAFIGVNYGQVADNLPPPAETVKLIQSTSIQKVRLYGADPAIIKALANTGIGIVIGASNGDIPALAADPNFAGQWVNNNILAYYPASKIIVVNVGNEVVTSGDQNLIPQLLPAMQNVQNALNAASLGGRIKVSTVHAMSILSQSDPPSSGLFSPVFGDSLKALLQFHKENGSPLMINPYPFFAYQSDPRPETLAFCLFQPNAGRVDSGNGIKYMNMFDAQVDAVRSALNAWGFKEIQIVVAETGWPYKGDPNEVGPSMDNAKAYNGNLINHLRSMVGTPLMPGISVDTYIFALYDEDLKPGPGSERSFGLFKPDLSTTYDAGLSKNSQTPTAPVTPAPATPTTPVTPVTPAPKPTGSATWCLPKPGIPDSELQSNLDYACSMGIDCSPIQEGGPCFEPNTVASHAAYAMNVLYQTAGRNPWNCDFSQTASLTSTNPSYNGCTYPGGNL comes from the exons ATGGCTCCACAAAAACTCTCCAGTTTCTTCCTTATCTTCCTTGTTTTATTGCAATCCCTTTCTTCTGCAG ATTCGCAGGCTTTTATCGGTGTAAACTACGGCCAAGTTGCCGACAACCTCCCGCCGCCGGCGGAGACGGTGAAACTCATTCAATCGACCAGCATTCAGAAGGTGAGGTTGTACGGAGCGGATCCGGCTATCATAAAAGCGTTGGCGAATACCGGGATCGGGATTGTGATTGGTGCTTCCAACGGAGACATCCCGGCGCTTGCCGCCGATCCGAATTTCGCCGGACAATGGGTTAATAACAATATTTTGGCGTATTATCCGGCGAGTAAAATAATTGTGGTGAATGTGGGTAACGAAGTCGTGACCTCAGGAGATCAGAACCTTATTCCCCAACTATTGCCCGCCATGCAGAATGTCCAAAACGCCCTCAATGCTG CTTCCCTTGGTGGTAGAATCAAGGTATCAACGGTACACGCCATGTCCATTTTGTCCCAGTCCGACCCGCCTTCTTCCGGGTTATTCAGTCCAGTATTTGGGGACTCACTGAAAGCTCTGCTGCAATTTCACAAGGAAAATGGTTCGCCTTTGATGATCAATCCATACCCATTCTTTGCATACCAGAGTGATCCTAGACCTGAAACCTTGGCATTCTGTCTCTTCCAACCAAATGCTGGCCGGGTCGATTCAGGCAACGGTATCAAATACATGAATATGTTTGACGCACAG GTTGACGCCGTACGTTCAGCCCTGAATGCGTGGGGATTtaaggaaattcaaattgtggttgCAGAGACAGGGTGGCCATACAAGGGAGATCCAAATGAAGTAGGCCCAAGTATGGATAATGCAAAAGCTTATAACGGTAACTTGATAAACCACTTGAGGTCTATGGTTGGCACTCCATTGATGCCTGGAATATCAGTCGATACCTATATCTTTGCTCTCTATGATGAGGATTTGAAGCCTGGGCCTGGCTCAGAACGCTCCTTTGGACTTTTCAAGCCTGATCTTTCCACCACTTATGATGCTGGCCTCTCAAAAAATTCTCAG ACTCCTACAGCTCCAGTGACCCCTGCTCCAGCAACACCGACAACTCCAGTAACTCCAGTTACACCAGCACCAAAGCCAACAGGATCAGCTACTTGGTGCTTGCCAAAGCCAGGAATTCCTGATTCTGAATTACAGTCAAACCTCGACTACGCCTGTAGCATGGGTATTGACTGTAGCCCTATTCAAGAAGGCGGTCCATGCTTTGAACCAAATACTGTTGCATCGCATGCTGCTTATGCTATGAATGTTCTTTATCAAACTGCTGGAAGGAATCCCTGGAACTGCGATTTCTCTCAGACCGCTTCCCTCACCTCAACAAATCCTA gTTACAATGGCTGTACTTATCCTGGTGGCAACTTATAA